The following coding sequences are from one Achromobacter sp. B7 window:
- a CDS encoding M20 aminoacylase family protein encodes MKLLEPIVAWHQDISKIRRDIHAHPELAFEEFRTADVVAAKLEEWGIEVDRGLGGTGVVGIIRGNQPGDRAVGLRADMDALPMQEVNSFAHASKNDGKMHACGHDGHTAMLLAAAQYLAQHRDYAGTVYVIFQPAEEGGGGAKRMIDDGLFKRFPMEAVFGMHNWPGMKPGQFGLTPGPIMASSNEFSIVVKGKGTHAGMPNLGIDPVMAAVQLAQSLQTIITRNRNPLDAAVLSITQIHAGSADNVVPNHAELRGTVRTFTLDVLDLIERRMEEITRHTCAAMDCEVEFTFQRNYPPTINHAEEAAFCAEVLRDIVGEANVNDHVQPTMGAEDFAFMLQELPGCYVWIGNGTGEHRDSGHGLGPCMLHNGSYDFNDELLPLGGTYWVQLALKRLAKA; translated from the coding sequence ATGAAACTGCTCGAACCCATCGTCGCCTGGCACCAGGATATTTCGAAGATCCGCCGCGACATCCACGCGCATCCCGAACTGGCTTTCGAAGAATTCCGCACCGCCGACGTGGTGGCGGCCAAGCTTGAAGAATGGGGCATCGAGGTCGACCGTGGCTTGGGCGGCACGGGCGTGGTCGGCATCATCCGCGGCAACCAGCCCGGCGATCGCGCAGTGGGCCTGCGCGCCGACATGGACGCGCTGCCCATGCAAGAAGTGAATAGCTTTGCGCACGCCAGCAAGAACGACGGCAAGATGCACGCCTGCGGTCATGACGGCCACACCGCGATGCTGCTGGCCGCCGCGCAATACCTGGCGCAACACCGCGATTACGCCGGCACCGTCTATGTGATTTTCCAGCCGGCCGAAGAAGGCGGCGGCGGCGCCAAGCGCATGATCGACGACGGCCTGTTCAAGCGCTTCCCCATGGAAGCCGTGTTCGGCATGCACAACTGGCCCGGCATGAAGCCCGGCCAATTCGGCTTGACGCCCGGCCCCATCATGGCGTCCAGCAACGAGTTTTCGATTGTCGTCAAAGGCAAGGGCACCCACGCCGGCATGCCCAACCTGGGCATCGACCCGGTCATGGCCGCTGTGCAGTTGGCGCAGTCGTTGCAGACCATCATCACGCGCAACCGCAATCCGCTGGACGCCGCGGTGCTCAGCATTACGCAGATCCATGCCGGCAGCGCCGACAACGTCGTGCCCAACCACGCTGAACTGCGCGGCACCGTGCGCACGTTCACGCTGGACGTGCTGGACCTGATCGAACGCCGTATGGAAGAGATCACGCGCCACACCTGCGCCGCCATGGATTGCGAGGTGGAGTTCACGTTCCAGCGCAACTACCCGCCCACCATCAACCACGCCGAAGAGGCCGCGTTCTGCGCCGAGGTGCTGCGCGACATCGTGGGCGAGGCCAACGTCAACGACCACGTGCAGCCGACGATGGGCGCGGAAGACTTTGCGTTCATGCTGCAGGAACTGCCGGGCTGCTACGTCTGGATCGGCAATGGCACGGGCGAACACCGCGACAGCGGCCACGGCCTGGGCCCCTGCATGCTGCATAACGGCAGCTACGACTTCAACGACGAACTGCTGCCGCTGGGCGGCACGTATTGGGTTCAGCTGGCCTTGAAGCGCTTGGCCAAAGCCTGA
- a CDS encoding AMP-binding protein, translated as MTRPWLAHYPQGVPAEISTEGYSSLADLLDRACKQYATRIACTAMGSDITYAQLDRHARAFAGWLQSLGLEKGARVALMMPNVPAYLVGMLGTLRAGMVVVNVNPLYTADELERQLQDSGASVILILENFAHTLQGVKNRGRLKHIVVTGPGDLLGGLKAPLVNFVARHIKKIVPAWNIDGAQSLPKVLAAGANLPFTPPALTMDDVAVLQYTGGTTGVPKGAMLSHRNLTANVLQTEAVAQPVVHDLANSQLTIISALPLYHVFAMTVCGLYGLHAGMRNVLIINPRDQPSLIAAWRKVPINLFPGVNTLFNALAHNADFAKLDFSALRLTLGGGMAVQQPVAERWLKITGRPLIEGYGLSETSPVATVNPTNATAYSGSIGLPLPSTDVAILDDAGHEVPLGERGEVGIRGPQVMLGYWQKPEETQQSMTADGFFRTGDIGIMDDKGYTRIVDRKKDMIAVSGFKVYPNEVEAVVAQMPGVLECAAIGVPDEHSGESVKVFVVKSDPSLTEAQVQDWCREKLTGYKRPRFVEFRDELPKSNVGKILRRELRPDASSSAPAASPSGVNPGANTGANAGATAR; from the coding sequence ATGACGCGTCCGTGGCTTGCCCATTACCCGCAGGGGGTGCCGGCAGAGATCTCCACCGAGGGTTATTCCTCGCTGGCCGACCTGCTCGACCGCGCTTGCAAACAGTACGCCACGCGCATCGCCTGCACGGCGATGGGCAGCGATATCACCTATGCGCAGCTGGATCGGCATGCGCGCGCCTTCGCCGGATGGTTGCAAAGCCTGGGCCTGGAAAAGGGCGCCCGCGTGGCGCTGATGATGCCCAACGTGCCGGCCTACCTGGTCGGCATGCTGGGCACGCTGCGCGCGGGCATGGTCGTGGTGAACGTGAACCCGCTGTACACAGCCGACGAACTGGAACGCCAGTTGCAAGACAGCGGCGCGTCCGTGATCCTGATCCTGGAAAACTTTGCCCACACCTTGCAGGGCGTGAAGAATCGCGGTCGGCTCAAGCATATTGTCGTGACGGGGCCGGGCGATCTGCTCGGTGGGCTGAAGGCGCCGCTGGTCAACTTCGTGGCCCGCCATATCAAGAAGATCGTTCCCGCCTGGAACATCGATGGCGCGCAGTCCTTGCCCAAGGTCTTGGCCGCCGGCGCCAACCTGCCATTCACGCCGCCCGCGCTGACGATGGATGACGTGGCGGTGTTGCAGTACACGGGCGGCACCACAGGCGTACCCAAGGGCGCGATGCTGTCGCACCGCAACCTGACGGCCAACGTGCTTCAAACCGAAGCGGTCGCGCAGCCCGTCGTGCACGATCTGGCAAATTCCCAGCTCACCATCATCAGCGCGCTGCCGCTGTATCACGTGTTTGCGATGACGGTTTGCGGCTTGTATGGCTTGCATGCGGGCATGCGCAACGTGCTGATCATCAACCCGCGCGACCAGCCTTCGCTGATTGCGGCCTGGCGCAAGGTGCCGATCAATCTGTTCCCGGGCGTCAACACTTTGTTCAATGCGCTGGCCCACAACGCCGACTTTGCCAAGCTGGATTTTTCGGCCCTGCGCTTGACGCTGGGCGGCGGCATGGCCGTGCAGCAACCGGTGGCCGAACGCTGGCTGAAGATCACGGGCCGCCCTTTGATCGAAGGCTATGGCTTGTCGGAAACGTCGCCGGTGGCGACGGTGAACCCCACCAACGCCACGGCATATTCCGGTTCGATCGGCCTGCCGTTGCCGTCCACCGATGTGGCCATTCTTGATGATGCGGGTCACGAAGTGCCGCTGGGCGAACGCGGCGAAGTGGGCATACGCGGGCCGCAGGTCATGCTGGGCTATTGGCAAAAGCCCGAAGAAACGCAGCAATCGATGACGGCCGACGGGTTCTTTCGCACGGGCGACATCGGCATCATGGACGATAAGGGTTATACGCGCATCGTGGACCGCAAAAAGGACATGATCGCGGTGTCCGGATTCAAGGTCTATCCGAACGAGGTCGAGGCCGTGGTGGCGCAGATGCCGGGCGTACTTGAATGCGCGGCCATCGGCGTGCCGGACGAACACTCCGGAGAATCGGTGAAGGTGTTCGTGGTCAAGAGCGACCCGTCGTTGACCGAGGCGCAGGTGCAGGACTGGTGCCGCGAAAAGCTCACGGGGTACAAGCGACCGCGCTTCGTGGAATTCCGCGACGAATTGCCCAAGAGCAACGTGGGCAAGATCCTGCGCCGCGAATTGCGGCCCGACGCGTCTTCATCCGCACCCGCCGCGTCGCCATCTGGCGTCAACCCAGGCGCGAACACAGGCGCAAATGCGGGCGCGACCGCTCGCTAG
- a CDS encoding inositol monophosphatase family protein, which translates to MDTYDQPRSLAQPIDLCAAIDAAVTAAHGGAAILQSYAHHRADLVIDRKARNDLVSQADREAEAVIIQELRERTPKFGIVAEETGGKPQGSATWYIDPLDGTTNFLHDIPHYAVSIALIAHAGTAVSATETLAEDTPVIGVVYDPNREELFTAVYGIGAWLNGRRIKCSRTQTIEDSVLATGFPFRDFSFADQYMPMLNDAIKRARGVRRMGAAALDLAWTACGRYDGYWEMGLAPWDVAAGTLILREAGGTCSDMHKLDPWPIGGRVVAGNPAIERALHDMIAPHLDNGPAAA; encoded by the coding sequence ATGGACACCTATGATCAGCCCCGCTCACTGGCCCAGCCCATCGACCTGTGCGCCGCGATCGATGCGGCAGTTACCGCAGCGCATGGCGGCGCGGCCATCTTGCAATCCTACGCGCATCATCGCGCCGATCTCGTGATCGACCGCAAGGCGCGCAACGATCTCGTCTCGCAGGCGGACCGCGAAGCCGAGGCCGTCATTATTCAGGAACTGCGCGAGCGTACGCCCAAGTTCGGCATCGTGGCCGAAGAGACGGGCGGCAAGCCGCAAGGCAGCGCCACCTGGTACATCGACCCGCTTGATGGCACCACCAACTTCCTGCACGACATTCCCCACTACGCCGTTTCCATCGCGCTGATCGCGCACGCGGGCACGGCGGTATCAGCCACCGAAACGCTTGCCGAAGACACGCCCGTTATTGGCGTGGTGTACGACCCGAATCGCGAAGAACTGTTTACCGCCGTGTACGGCATCGGCGCCTGGTTGAACGGCCGCCGCATCAAGTGTTCGCGCACGCAGACCATCGAAGATTCCGTGCTGGCCACCGGCTTTCCGTTCCGCGACTTTTCCTTTGCCGACCAATACATGCCCATGCTGAACGACGCCATCAAGCGCGCGCGCGGCGTGCGGCGCATGGGCGCGGCCGCGCTGGACCTGGCATGGACGGCTTGCGGCCGCTACGACGGGTATTGGGAGATGGGGCTGGCGCCGTGGGACGTGGCCGCCGGCACGCTGATCCTGCGCGAAGCGGGCGGCACGTGTTCAGACATGCACAAGCTGGATCCCTGGCCTATCGGTGGACGCGTCGTGGCGGGCAACCCCGCCATCGAACGCGCCCTGCACGACATGATTGCGCCGCATCTGGACAACGGGCCGGCAGCCGCCTAG
- the mnmC gene encoding FAD-dependent 5-carboxymethylaminomethyl-2-thiouridine(34) oxidoreductase MnmC, with the protein MSAPYVPLTPAVIEFDADGKLYSAVYGDVYHPHPGSVGQAEHVFLRGNGLPARWRGRDAFTVCETGFGLGLNFLALWHAWRQDPQRPAALHVVSMEGHPFTRDDLAALLARYAATPLAELAQRLVDQWPALLPGLHRLEFENGAVTLTLGFGDAGVIAPRLSARVDAFFLDGFAPERNPGMWSAPLLRDLAQLAAPGATVATWACTGELRQALQDAGFDVRRTPGYGGKWHMTEGIARAPGQVAAAIAGPVAVKHAVVIGAGLAGAGIAQSLAGRGWRVTVLDAARAVGKPAHAGHVAAALTPVVARDDNARARLSRAGSQRAQARWQGLGGDAAPRVCGTVQVERDAGKSAALAGTLQTLAFPPDWVRVVDRDEASALAGLPVARGGVYFGQGMLVQPNRLIDALLQTPGVGVVPGNAARVEASGQGWRVLDAQGKELAQAQTVILANAFGAQAVLKQSGLLDPLPRVAQMHALAGEVTLVPAAALDGGPRCIVGGEGYLLPDVGAGCVVGSTYEHGAAQALVTEPGQRTTLAKAAGLLGGPFPGFEALVPGSLPGWAGWRAVLPGRLPAVGELRHAPGLWIAVGYASRGLSWSALMGDVIAARLSGEPDVLETDLAQLISPR; encoded by the coding sequence ATGTCCGCGCCTTACGTTCCCCTGACCCCCGCAGTGATCGAATTCGACGCCGACGGCAAGCTGTACAGCGCCGTGTACGGCGACGTCTATCACCCGCACCCCGGATCGGTGGGGCAGGCCGAACACGTGTTCCTGCGTGGTAACGGGCTGCCGGCGCGCTGGCGTGGACGCGACGCATTTACCGTTTGCGAGACCGGTTTCGGCCTGGGACTCAACTTTCTGGCGCTGTGGCACGCCTGGCGGCAAGATCCCCAGCGGCCTGCCGCGCTGCATGTGGTGTCGATGGAGGGGCATCCCTTTACCCGCGATGACCTTGCCGCCTTGTTGGCTCGCTACGCCGCCACGCCACTGGCCGAGTTGGCGCAGCGCCTGGTGGACCAATGGCCCGCGCTGCTGCCGGGGCTGCATCGGCTCGAATTCGAGAACGGCGCGGTGACGTTGACGCTGGGCTTTGGCGATGCCGGGGTGATTGCACCGCGCCTGTCGGCGCGCGTGGACGCCTTCTTCCTGGACGGCTTCGCGCCAGAGCGCAATCCGGGCATGTGGTCCGCGCCCTTGCTGCGCGATCTTGCGCAACTGGCCGCGCCCGGCGCCACCGTAGCCACCTGGGCATGCACCGGCGAGCTGCGGCAGGCCCTGCAGGACGCGGGTTTTGACGTGCGGCGCACGCCCGGCTACGGCGGCAAATGGCATATGACCGAGGGCATCGCCCGCGCGCCGGGCCAGGTAGCCGCCGCCATCGCCGGGCCGGTGGCCGTCAAGCATGCCGTGGTGATCGGCGCAGGGCTGGCGGGGGCCGGCATCGCGCAGTCGCTGGCCGGGCGCGGTTGGCGTGTAACGGTGCTGGATGCGGCCCGGGCCGTGGGCAAGCCCGCGCATGCGGGCCATGTGGCCGCCGCCCTGACGCCCGTGGTGGCACGCGACGACAATGCACGCGCACGCCTGTCCCGCGCCGGAAGCCAACGCGCGCAGGCCCGCTGGCAAGGGCTGGGCGGCGATGCCGCGCCCCGGGTTTGCGGTACGGTCCAGGTTGAACGCGACGCCGGCAAATCCGCCGCGCTGGCCGGCACATTGCAAACCTTGGCGTTCCCGCCCGATTGGGTGCGGGTGGTCGACCGTGACGAAGCCAGCGCCTTGGCCGGCCTGCCGGTGGCCCGGGGCGGCGTGTACTTCGGACAAGGCATGCTGGTTCAGCCCAACCGTCTTATCGACGCGTTGCTGCAAACGCCCGGCGTCGGCGTTGTGCCGGGCAACGCGGCCCGTGTCGAGGCGTCGGGGCAGGGCTGGCGTGTCTTGGACGCCCAGGGCAAAGAATTGGCGCAGGCGCAAACCGTCATCCTGGCCAACGCCTTTGGTGCGCAAGCGGTATTGAAGCAAAGCGGGTTGCTGGACCCTCTGCCGCGCGTGGCGCAGATGCACGCGCTGGCGGGCGAAGTCACGCTGGTGCCCGCTGCGGCGCTTGACGGCGGTCCGCGCTGCATTGTGGGGGGCGAAGGCTATCTGCTGCCGGACGTGGGTGCAGGTTGCGTGGTCGGCAGCACTTACGAACACGGCGCGGCCCAAGCCTTGGTCACCGAGCCGGGCCAGCGGACCACCTTGGCCAAGGCGGCTGGGCTGCTGGGCGGCCCCTTTCCGGGTTTTGAGGCCTTGGTGCCCGGGTCGCTGCCGGGGTGGGCGGGCTGGCGCGCCGTGTTGCCTGGGCGGCTGCCCGCCGTGGGGGAATTGCGGCACGCGCCCGGGCTGTGGATAGCCGTGGGCTATGCGTCGCGGGGCTTGTCGTGGTCGGCGCTGATGGGCGATGTGATCGCGGCACGCCTGAGCGGCGAGCCGGATGTGCTGGAAACCGATCTGGCCCAACTTATTTCACCAAGGTGA
- a CDS encoding TIM-barrel domain-containing protein: MPPKFDFAHTTQLDNIELLTSRPSRFDFDAGDGLHLVVEAHAPGVFRLRCGEANHLNDDKPGARARAVAEMLLARQEAVGEATIAPRDGGDGWRITQGDVALEIQSNPVRVAMYRNDERVFESEVSAHTPAFGHNALDKEDDAVWTAGFTLLADERVFGLGETPGDLNRREESVVSDDPEHRALPLAWSPRGWGVYVNTMRRVEHAVGVAPADSAYVLTVDDAVLDVFLFAGEPAEILNQYTALTGRAGQPVLWAMGAWLTQAAGEMPTQTVALVARMRENQIPVDAVTLAQPVAWGFQSDKAVFEWDAQRFPDAKQMLALFHKHNVHVAASGFPGVLKSSPLFEELEDRGWLLAKEDGAAQVFDGIAATSGQPFGLLDLTYRDIYNLWVERHRQLIDDGLDAPACDAQIAIPDGVTARNGETGPALRTMYPLLVRRALFDAVAGLKVPPEGVVPSSDLFPAAQRLPWQVGPQAENSWDGLRHTLRTALSIGASGLPVQVHGIGSASRDRAGMTSELYLRWLTVGVFSANFSFQGVEGLMPWDFDEDTLAQARTWMQWRYRLVPYVLGAIEDSARTGLPVQRSMALSFPNDPHAHEWDLQYLLGPALLVAPVTEPGKQVRVYLPKGEAWWDLNTGHRYEGGTTWTIDCELGQFPVFGREGHMLCLGPAAQHTGEFNSARILDEVWMFGMPVHNPVVMRNKIRVMQMQGSSYIKGLEGLRISPSEGLEVKRRGAEVRISRAR; the protein is encoded by the coding sequence GTGCCGCCCAAGTTCGACTTTGCCCATACTACCCAGCTCGACAACATCGAGCTGCTGACGTCCCGCCCCAGTCGTTTTGATTTCGACGCGGGCGATGGGTTGCACCTGGTAGTCGAGGCGCATGCGCCTGGTGTTTTTCGCCTGCGCTGCGGCGAGGCGAACCACCTGAACGATGACAAGCCCGGCGCGCGTGCGCGCGCCGTGGCCGAGATGCTGCTCGCGCGCCAAGAGGCCGTGGGCGAAGCCACCATTGCCCCGCGCGATGGCGGCGATGGCTGGCGCATCACCCAGGGCGACGTCGCCCTGGAGATCCAGTCCAACCCCGTGCGCGTTGCGATGTATCGCAACGACGAACGGGTATTCGAGTCGGAAGTCTCGGCGCATACGCCCGCGTTCGGGCATAACGCGCTGGACAAGGAAGACGACGCAGTCTGGACGGCGGGGTTCACCTTGCTGGCCGACGAGCGTGTCTTTGGCCTGGGCGAAACCCCGGGCGACTTGAACCGCCGCGAAGAATCTGTTGTCTCTGACGACCCCGAGCATCGCGCCTTGCCATTGGCATGGAGCCCGCGCGGCTGGGGCGTCTACGTCAACACGATGCGTCGCGTGGAACATGCCGTGGGCGTCGCGCCGGCGGATTCGGCCTACGTGCTGACCGTTGACGATGCCGTGCTGGACGTGTTCCTGTTCGCCGGCGAGCCCGCCGAAATCCTGAACCAATACACCGCGCTGACCGGCCGCGCCGGCCAGCCCGTGCTGTGGGCGATGGGCGCGTGGCTGACCCAGGCTGCCGGCGAAATGCCTACGCAGACGGTCGCCCTGGTGGCGCGCATGCGCGAAAACCAGATTCCGGTGGACGCCGTCACATTGGCGCAGCCGGTGGCGTGGGGCTTCCAGTCCGACAAGGCGGTTTTCGAATGGGACGCCCAGCGCTTCCCTGACGCCAAGCAGATGCTGGCGCTTTTCCATAAGCACAACGTGCATGTCGCGGCCTCCGGTTTCCCCGGCGTGCTCAAGAGCAGCCCGTTGTTCGAGGAACTGGAAGATCGCGGCTGGCTGCTGGCCAAGGAAGACGGCGCCGCGCAGGTGTTCGACGGCATCGCCGCCACCTCCGGTCAGCCCTTCGGCTTGCTGGACCTGACCTATCGCGACATCTACAACCTGTGGGTCGAGCGTCATCGCCAGCTGATCGACGACGGCCTGGACGCGCCCGCTTGCGACGCCCAGATCGCCATCCCCGATGGCGTGACGGCACGCAACGGCGAAACGGGCCCCGCGTTGCGCACGATGTACCCGCTGCTGGTGCGCCGCGCGTTGTTCGATGCCGTGGCCGGCCTGAAAGTGCCGCCCGAAGGCGTCGTGCCCAGCTCTGACCTGTTCCCCGCCGCGCAGCGCCTGCCGTGGCAGGTGGGGCCGCAGGCGGAAAACTCCTGGGATGGCCTGCGCCATACCTTGCGCACCGCCTTGTCGATCGGCGCCAGCGGCCTGCCCGTGCAGGTCCATGGCATTGGTTCGGCCTCGCGCGATCGCGCCGGCATGACGTCCGAACTGTATTTGCGCTGGTTGACCGTGGGTGTGTTCTCGGCCAACTTCTCGTTCCAGGGCGTGGAAGGCCTGATGCCTTGGGACTTCGACGAAGACACCCTGGCGCAAGCCCGCACCTGGATGCAATGGCGTTATCGCCTGGTTCCCTATGTGCTGGGCGCCATCGAGGATTCCGCCCGCACCGGTTTGCCGGTGCAGCGGTCCATGGCGCTGTCGTTCCCGAACGACCCGCACGCCCACGAATGGGATCTGCAATATCTGCTGGGCCCGGCCCTGCTGGTGGCGCCGGTTACCGAACCGGGCAAGCAGGTGCGCGTGTATCTGCCCAAGGGCGAAGCCTGGTGGGATCTGAACACCGGCCATCGCTACGAAGGCGGCACCACCTGGACGATCGACTGCGAGCTGGGCCAGTTCCCGGTTTTTGGCCGTGAAGGGCACATGCTCTGTCTGGGGCCCGCCGCGCAGCATACGGGCGAATTCAATTCGGCCCGTATCCTGGACGAAGTCTGGATGTTCGGCATGCCGGTGCACAACCCGGTTGTCATGCGCAACAAGATCCGCGTGATGCAGATGCAGGGCTCCAGCTACATCAAGGGGCTGGAAGGGCTTCGTATTTCGCCGTCCGAAGGCCTTGAGGTCAAGCGCCGGGGGGCGGAAGTCCGCATTTCGCGCGCACGCTGA
- a CDS encoding methionine ABC transporter ATP-binding protein, whose translation MIHIENLSKTYATPHGQFQALRGINLHIEQGEVFGIIGPSGAGKSTLVQCINLLERPNEGTIAIGGQQLTGLNEAQLRGQRRRIGMVFQGFNLLSRRTVYGNVALPLEIAGVAKAEIPARVERLLALVGLEHLRDRYPSQISGGQKQRVGIARALANNPDVLLSDEATSALDPETTHNILALLRDINRKTGVTVVMITHQMEVVREVCDRVAVLSQGEVVEIGSTREVFAQPRHDVTRGMVSAATASDLTDATLAAVKERIAALAAAQPGQAVRLLRLSLTGTDSSGSFLTDLSKQFSLDVGLVQARVEDIQGVAVGTMFVLAQGTPAAVKDAIAALTARDITVEEIAHESATDRPAYYVAA comes from the coding sequence ATGATTCACATCGAGAACCTATCCAAGACCTATGCCACGCCGCATGGACAATTCCAGGCGCTGCGAGGCATCAACCTGCACATTGAGCAGGGCGAGGTCTTCGGCATCATCGGCCCCAGCGGGGCCGGTAAAAGCACGCTGGTCCAGTGCATCAACCTGCTCGAGCGCCCGAACGAAGGCACGATTGCCATCGGCGGACAGCAACTTACCGGACTGAACGAGGCGCAGCTGCGTGGTCAGCGCCGTCGTATCGGCATGGTGTTCCAGGGCTTTAACCTGCTGTCGCGCCGCACGGTGTACGGCAACGTTGCGCTGCCGCTGGAAATCGCCGGCGTGGCCAAGGCCGAGATCCCGGCCCGCGTCGAGCGCTTGTTGGCGCTGGTGGGCCTGGAGCATCTGCGTGACCGTTATCCCAGCCAGATCAGCGGCGGTCAGAAGCAGCGCGTCGGTATCGCGCGTGCCTTGGCCAATAACCCCGACGTGCTGCTCAGCGATGAAGCCACGTCCGCGCTGGACCCGGAAACCACGCACAACATCCTGGCGCTGCTGCGCGACATCAACCGCAAGACGGGCGTGACGGTCGTGATGATCACGCACCAGATGGAAGTAGTGCGCGAAGTGTGCGACCGGGTGGCCGTGCTGTCGCAAGGTGAAGTGGTGGAAATCGGCAGCACGCGCGAAGTGTTCGCGCAGCCGCGCCATGACGTCACGCGCGGCATGGTGTCGGCCGCTACCGCCTCCGACCTGACCGACGCCACCTTGGCCGCCGTGAAAGAGCGCATCGCCGCGCTGGCCGCCGCACAGCCCGGCCAGGCCGTGCGCTTGTTGCGCCTGTCGCTGACCGGCACGGATTCGTCGGGCTCGTTCCTGACCGATCTATCCAAGCAGTTTTCGTTGGACGTGGGCCTGGTGCAGGCCCGCGTTGAAGACATCCAGGGTGTGGCCGTGGGCACGATGTTCGTGCTGGCCCAAGGCACGCCCGCCGCGGTCAAGGACGCGATTGCCGCGTTGACCGCCCGTGACATTACCGTTGAAGAAATAGCTCATGAGTCCGCAACTGATCGACCTGCTTATTACGTCGCTGCTTGA
- a CDS encoding methionine ABC transporter permease, whose amino-acid sequence MSPQLIDLLITSLLDTLLMVGVASAIAVVIGIPLGVTLTVTARGNMLENQPVNHVLGAIINATRSVPFVILMVAIIPFTRLVAQTSIGTTAAIVPLSVAAIPFMARIAENAMREVDPGLITAARAMGASPMQIILKVLLPEALPGLIAATIVTVVSLIGYSAMAGAIGGGGLGDLAIRYGYQRFQSDVMAAVVIVLIVLVQAIQSLGDRFVRRMSHR is encoded by the coding sequence ATGAGTCCGCAACTGATCGACCTGCTTATTACGTCGCTGCTTGACACCTTGTTGATGGTGGGCGTGGCCAGCGCGATAGCGGTGGTCATCGGCATTCCGCTGGGCGTGACGCTGACCGTCACCGCGCGCGGCAACATGCTGGAGAACCAGCCGGTGAACCACGTGTTGGGCGCCATCATCAACGCCACGCGTTCGGTGCCCTTTGTGATCCTGATGGTCGCCATCATTCCGTTCACGCGGCTGGTGGCGCAGACGTCCATCGGCACCACGGCCGCGATCGTGCCGCTGTCGGTGGCCGCGATTCCGTTCATGGCCCGCATCGCTGAAAACGCCATGCGGGAAGTGGACCCGGGCCTGATCACGGCGGCGCGCGCCATGGGCGCATCGCCGATGCAGATCATCCTGAAGGTACTGTTGCCCGAAGCCTTGCCTGGCCTGATCGCCGCCACCATCGTCACCGTGGTCAGCCTGATCGGCTATTCGGCAATGGCCGGCGCCATTGGTGGCGGTGGCCTGGGCGACCTGGCCATTCGCTACGGCTACCAGCGTTTTCAATCGGACGTCATGGCCGCGGTCGTGATCGTGCTGATCGTGTTGGTGCAGGCGATTCAAAGCCTGGGCGACCGTTTCGTGCGCCGCATGTCGCATCGCTGA
- a CDS encoding MetQ/NlpA family ABC transporter substrate-binding protein, with the protein MSIKVLKSLAAFALGAAVFAQPALAQDKPLKVGVTAGPHAQIFDVVKAEAAKQGLNIQIIEFTDYVQPNVALAAGDLDVNSYQHQPYLDNANADRGYKLVSIAKTVIFPIGIYSKKIKSLAELKDGARIALPNDPTNGGRALLLLQANGLIKLRPEAGLKATPIDVVENKKKLRFIELDAAQLPRSLDDTDASAINTNFALEAGLNPTKDAIAQESPDSPYANVLVVREKDKDRAEFAKLVSIYHSPAVKQFIETKYKGAVVAAW; encoded by the coding sequence ATGAGCATCAAGGTTTTGAAGTCGCTGGCTGCATTCGCGCTTGGCGCCGCCGTATTCGCCCAGCCCGCGCTGGCACAGGACAAGCCGTTGAAGGTTGGCGTCACCGCCGGCCCGCACGCGCAGATCTTTGATGTGGTCAAGGCCGAAGCCGCCAAGCAAGGGCTGAACATCCAGATCATCGAATTCACCGACTACGTGCAGCCCAACGTGGCACTGGCCGCGGGCGACCTGGATGTGAACAGCTACCAGCATCAGCCCTATCTGGACAACGCCAACGCCGACCGCGGCTACAAGCTGGTCAGCATCGCCAAGACGGTGATTTTCCCGATCGGCATCTACAGCAAGAAGATCAAGTCGCTGGCCGAACTGAAAGACGGCGCGCGCATTGCGCTGCCGAACGACCCGACCAACGGTGGTCGTGCCCTGTTGCTGCTGCAAGCCAATGGCTTGATCAAGCTGCGTCCGGAAGCGGGCCTGAAGGCGACCCCGATCGACGTCGTGGAAAACAAGAAGAAGCTGCGCTTCATCGAACTGGACGCCGCCCAATTGCCGCGTTCGCTGGACGACACCGACGCGTCGGCCATCAACACCAACTTCGCGCTGGAAGCCGGCCTGAACCCGACCAAGGACGCCATCGCCCAGGAATCGCCGGATTCGCCCTACGCCAACGTGCTGGTCGTGCGTGAAAAGGACAAGGACCGCGCCGAATTCGCCAAGCTGGTCAGCATCTATCACAGCCCGGCCGTGAAGCAGTTCATCGAGACCAAGTACAAGGGCGCGGTGGTGGCCGCCTGGTAA